One Bdellovibrio bacteriovorus str. Tiberius DNA segment encodes these proteins:
- a CDS encoding cysteine desulfurase family protein, with protein MRKTLQQDNGIYLDYNATTPVDPRVYSTMEPYFKELYGNPASAGHHWGWIAENAISKARTQVANFIGCKGMEVTFTGGATESNNWVIFGLISKLREENPEGPIHFITSNVEHSSIMKGMAAAQKMGVEVDFLPVNKFGVVELEAVKAAIKPHTKLMSFIWVNNEIGSINPIPEIAAVCKENKIYLHTDATQAVGKIPVNVTEMGIDLMSFSGHKIYGPKGVGALYIRGKDPKVQLNPLIYGGGQERGLRSGTVNVPAVVGFGTACELCQQNFAAEVQHMKDLRDFLWSELQQNIPGVKLNGHPTDRSPANLNITLPETKTEQILPRLQKLGVSTGSACGTGAMVVSHVLKGLGLSTDEVQCSLRLSLGRWTTQDELSRAAQILKQAMQK; from the coding sequence ATGAGAAAGACTTTGCAGCAGGACAACGGCATCTATCTTGATTACAACGCCACCACTCCGGTGGACCCGCGTGTTTACTCCACGATGGAACCCTACTTCAAAGAACTCTATGGCAATCCTGCCAGCGCCGGTCATCACTGGGGCTGGATCGCGGAAAATGCTATTTCCAAAGCCCGCACCCAAGTGGCTAACTTTATCGGCTGCAAGGGCATGGAAGTCACCTTTACCGGAGGCGCCACCGAATCCAACAACTGGGTGATCTTCGGCCTGATTTCCAAACTGCGTGAAGAAAATCCCGAAGGCCCGATTCATTTTATCACCAGCAATGTCGAACACAGCTCGATCATGAAGGGCATGGCCGCCGCTCAGAAAATGGGCGTGGAAGTAGACTTCCTGCCGGTGAATAAATTCGGCGTGGTTGAACTTGAAGCCGTGAAAGCCGCGATCAAGCCACACACCAAACTGATGAGCTTTATCTGGGTGAACAACGAAATCGGATCCATCAATCCGATTCCGGAAATCGCCGCCGTTTGCAAAGAAAACAAAATTTATCTGCACACCGACGCCACTCAGGCGGTCGGCAAAATCCCGGTGAATGTGACCGAAATGGGCATCGATCTGATGTCTTTCTCGGGTCACAAAATCTATGGCCCGAAGGGTGTGGGCGCTCTTTACATCCGCGGGAAAGATCCGAAGGTTCAGTTGAATCCACTTATCTACGGTGGCGGTCAGGAACGCGGCCTTCGCTCTGGAACTGTGAATGTTCCGGCGGTTGTTGGCTTCGGCACGGCTTGCGAACTTTGCCAGCAGAATTTTGCCGCAGAAGTGCAGCACATGAAAGACCTGCGTGATTTCCTGTGGTCTGAACTTCAGCAAAACATCCCGGGCGTGAAACTGAACGGTCACCCGACGGACAGATCTCCGGCGAATTTGAATATCACTCTGCCTGAAACCAAAACCGAACAAATCCTGCCTCGTTTGCAGAAACTGGGTGTCAGTACCGGCTCGGCCTGTGGTACTGGCGCCATGGTGGTCAGCCACGTTCTGAAGGGCCTGGGACTGAGCACCGATGAGGTTCAGTGCTCTTTGCGCCTAAGCCTGGGCCGTTGGACAACTCAGGACGAATTAAGCCGTGCGGCTCAGATCCTTAAGCAGGCTATGCAAAAATAG
- a CDS encoding 2Fe-2S iron-sulfur cluster-binding protein, with product MKIKFLPQNIEVEGTPDKSLLQIATENKLEIRSICKGVPSCAECRVRISEGDSNILPPTKAELNLIGTSHFIDGRRLSCQVRCYGDVTVDLTEQVQNSENKTKKIRGFRANKQIESKAVNDTMLLSEKPEDRPQHQQADRGGEALEASTEEVSAEAGNQAQPQSQPKQQQPQQKQQQRQQQNRQQQQKQQGGGGGNRQQQGQQKQNQQKQGQQKQGQPKQQQNQKQAQGGGQQNRNQNQNQNRGQNQNKPQNQNPQAQQQQPKQDRKDNK from the coding sequence ATGAAAATCAAATTTCTTCCGCAGAATATCGAAGTTGAGGGCACTCCTGACAAGAGCCTTTTGCAGATTGCAACGGAGAACAAACTGGAAATCCGATCCATCTGCAAGGGTGTTCCTTCCTGTGCGGAGTGCCGTGTGCGCATCTCTGAAGGGGATTCGAACATCCTTCCCCCGACGAAAGCCGAGCTGAACCTTATCGGGACCAGCCATTTCATCGATGGTCGTCGCTTAAGTTGCCAGGTTCGTTGTTATGGGGATGTGACAGTGGACCTGACTGAACAGGTTCAAAACAGCGAAAACAAGACCAAGAAAATCAGAGGCTTCCGCGCCAACAAACAGATCGAATCCAAAGCCGTGAACGACACCATGCTTTTGTCGGAAAAGCCGGAAGACCGTCCACAGCATCAGCAGGCGGATCGTGGCGGTGAGGCCCTTGAGGCTTCCACTGAGGAAGTTTCTGCAGAAGCCGGGAATCAAGCTCAGCCGCAATCCCAGCCAAAACAGCAACAGCCGCAACAAAAACAGCAACAGCGCCAGCAGCAGAACCGCCAACAGCAGCAAAAACAACAGGGTGGTGGCGGCGGCAATCGCCAACAGCAGGGCCAGCAGAAGCAAAACCAGCAAAAACAGGGTCAGCAGAAGCAAGGTCAGCCTAAGCAGCAGCAAAATCAAAAGCAGGCTCAAGGCGGCGGTCAGCAAAACCGCAATCAAAATCAGAATCAAAATCGCGGTCAGAATCAAAACAAACCGCAAAATCAGAATCCGCAAGCTCAACAGCAGCAGCCAAAGCAGGACCGTAAGGATAACAAATAA
- the rny gene encoding ribonuclease Y, which yields MEIVISAIIGLLIGGTVVFVIKRLQDNNKKKSARFEAERIVNKANSEAAKLKKESENKAKDFEARARKNVEQDIHKQKSTVKNKESQLERRLKEVEDQFKQKMEENERYLNSLKDREEKIAISENRIKDLEKKGETHIGELKQKLEAVAAMSQDEARRQLLTALEDEAKQEAAKKIAQIEEEANKESEKKAKRILATALSRFASEYTSERTVSVLALPNDEMKGKIIGREGRNIRTLEAHCGVDLIVDDTPEAVVISGFDPVRRELARRTIEKLMEDGRVHPARIEEVAEKQRNELMKSMKEEGERHVMELGIPNMHPELVKIIGGLKYRSYQGQNALNQSLEVATIAGLLAAELGVSVKLARRAGLLHNIGKAIDHTVEGSYAFVGAEAAKKYNESEDVCHAIRAHDEEEKPHSILAWIVHAAYTLSSSRPGARRPQMDTFIHRLEDLESIGNSFDGVLKTLALQAGKDIRVLVESSRVTDDQAVMLSRDIARKIEREMPQAGQVKVTVVRETRSVEHAR from the coding sequence ATGGAGATCGTAATCAGCGCCATTATCGGCCTGCTCATCGGCGGAACAGTCGTCTTCGTTATCAAACGTCTGCAGGACAACAACAAAAAGAAATCCGCACGTTTTGAAGCAGAACGCATTGTCAACAAAGCCAACTCTGAAGCTGCCAAGCTGAAGAAGGAATCTGAAAACAAAGCCAAGGATTTCGAAGCCCGCGCCCGCAAAAACGTCGAGCAGGACATTCACAAGCAAAAATCCACAGTGAAAAACAAAGAATCCCAGCTTGAGCGCCGTTTGAAAGAGGTCGAAGACCAGTTCAAACAAAAGATGGAAGAAAACGAGCGTTATCTGAACTCTTTGAAAGACCGCGAAGAAAAAATCGCGATCTCTGAAAACCGCATCAAGGATCTTGAGAAAAAAGGCGAGACTCACATCGGTGAGCTGAAACAGAAGCTTGAGGCCGTGGCAGCAATGAGCCAGGACGAAGCACGCCGCCAGTTGCTGACCGCTTTGGAAGACGAAGCGAAACAGGAAGCAGCGAAAAAGATCGCTCAGATCGAAGAAGAGGCAAACAAAGAATCCGAGAAAAAAGCCAAGCGCATTCTGGCAACAGCTTTGTCCCGTTTTGCTTCCGAGTACACTTCTGAAAGAACTGTCAGCGTTCTGGCTCTGCCAAACGACGAGATGAAGGGTAAAATCATCGGCCGTGAAGGCCGTAACATCCGCACGCTGGAAGCACACTGCGGTGTGGATCTGATCGTTGATGACACTCCAGAGGCGGTGGTTATCTCCGGTTTCGATCCGGTTCGCCGTGAGCTGGCTCGTCGTACCATCGAAAAACTGATGGAAGACGGTCGTGTTCACCCGGCACGTATTGAAGAAGTCGCTGAAAAACAGCGCAACGAACTGATGAAGTCCATGAAAGAGGAAGGCGAGCGCCACGTGATGGAGCTGGGCATTCCGAACATGCACCCTGAACTGGTGAAAATCATCGGTGGTTTGAAATACCGCTCTTACCAGGGGCAAAATGCCTTGAATCAGTCATTGGAAGTGGCGACGATCGCCGGTCTTCTGGCGGCTGAACTGGGTGTCAGTGTGAAGCTGGCAAGACGAGCGGGGCTTTTGCACAATATCGGTAAAGCGATCGATCACACCGTGGAAGGCAGCTATGCTTTCGTGGGTGCTGAAGCCGCTAAGAAATACAATGAATCCGAAGACGTTTGCCACGCGATCCGCGCTCATGATGAAGAGGAAAAACCTCACTCTATCCTGGCTTGGATTGTTCATGCGGCTTACACTCTTTCCAGCTCCCGTCCGGGCGCACGTCGTCCGCAGATGGATACATTCATCCATCGTCTGGAAGACCTGGAAAGCATCGGCAATAGCTTCGACGGTGTTTTGAAAACATTGGCGCTGCAAGCAGGTAAAGACATCCGTGTGTTGGTTGAATCCAGCCGTGTGACGGATGATCAGGCGGTGATGTTGTCCCGTGATATCGCTCGTAAGATCGAACGCGAGATGCCTCAGGCCGGTCAGGTGAAAGTCACAGTGGTTCGTGAAACCCGTTCTGTGGAGCATGCAAGATGA
- a CDS encoding alpha/beta fold hydrolase, with translation MSHKITYRERGQGPLLILLHGYGGSVHHWESIADTLSAHYRVIVPNLSHIYMSSDKLFFTVQIEAVAKFIRENFPGEKVRLAGLSYGGALSWGLATQHPDLVEKTVLINPMVTDPIRHFLPKELKFFFAIPLNLKSVYVMLSTPMGRAFLKRSAQIFRDERSEGNVSVETLKGRKLQFVAHMIHHFAWILRSEDWAYWHTRLYSYRGECRLIFDEKDLLFDQAAYRHFANHIGCEDVVILTGAGHLAIKTQPEEISRLIREFLSESVAA, from the coding sequence ATGTCACACAAGATCACTTACCGGGAACGGGGACAAGGGCCACTGCTGATACTTCTTCATGGTTATGGAGGAAGTGTTCACCATTGGGAATCCATCGCGGATACTCTGTCGGCTCACTACCGTGTGATTGTTCCCAATCTTAGCCACATCTATATGAGCAGTGATAAGCTGTTCTTCACCGTGCAAATCGAAGCGGTCGCCAAGTTCATCCGTGAAAACTTCCCGGGGGAAAAGGTCCGTCTTGCAGGTTTAAGCTATGGTGGTGCTTTGTCCTGGGGGCTGGCGACCCAGCATCCGGATCTGGTTGAAAAGACTGTTTTGATCAATCCAATGGTGACCGATCCCATTCGGCACTTCCTGCCAAAAGAACTGAAATTCTTCTTTGCCATTCCGCTCAACTTGAAAAGTGTCTATGTGATGCTTTCAACCCCGATGGGCAGGGCTTTCCTGAAGCGTTCAGCGCAGATCTTCCGCGATGAACGCAGTGAAGGAAACGTGTCAGTGGAAACACTGAAAGGCCGCAAACTGCAGTTTGTCGCGCACATGATTCATCACTTTGCCTGGATCCTGCGTTCTGAAGACTGGGCTTACTGGCACACGCGTTTGTATTCGTACCGTGGTGAATGTCGGTTGATCTTTGATGAAAAGGATCTGCTTTTTGATCAGGCGGCCTATCGTCATTTTGCCAATCACATCGGTTGCGAGGATGTCGTGATTTTGACGGGTGCAGGTCACCTGGCGATTAAAACGCAGCCCGAAGAAATTTCGCGTCTCATACGTGAGTTTTTAAGCGAATCCGTTGCAGCTTAA
- the tyrS gene encoding tyrosine--tRNA ligase: MMSPQEQLERIKFGTADFINDEDMLKKLKRSIETKKPLNIKLGADPTRPDIHLGHTVVINKLKTFQDLGHKVSFLIGDFTAMIGDPSGKNSTRPMLTREEIEENGRSYAKQIFKILDPDKTEIVYNSSWIMKMTPAEFITMTSKYTVAQLLEREDFTKRYRSGTPIGIHEFIYPLTQGYDSVALKTDVELGGTDQKFNLLVGRAMQAAYGMEAQCVLTMPILEGIDGVNKMSKSLDNYISVVDTPKDMFGKTMRISDELMYRWYELLTDVGAAGLNQLRADVTEGRKHPRTVKVELAKFLIKRFHSQAEAQAAEDEFNRIFVEKGLPDEVPDFEVTAEDQVGLAALMVKAQLAASNSEAGRLIQGGGVQIDGEKVSDPRLKIDLKSGASFVLKAGKKKFVKIVVK; encoded by the coding sequence ATGATGAGCCCGCAGGAGCAGCTGGAAAGAATCAAATTCGGCACCGCCGACTTCATCAACGACGAGGACATGCTTAAAAAACTTAAGCGCTCGATCGAGACGAAGAAACCTTTGAATATCAAACTGGGTGCAGATCCAACACGTCCGGACATTCACTTGGGTCACACCGTTGTGATCAACAAACTGAAAACCTTCCAGGATCTGGGGCACAAAGTGTCCTTCCTGATCGGGGATTTCACGGCGATGATCGGGGATCCATCCGGTAAAAACAGCACGCGTCCGATGCTGACTCGCGAAGAGATCGAAGAAAACGGCCGCTCTTACGCAAAGCAAATCTTTAAGATCCTGGATCCGGATAAAACCGAGATCGTGTACAACTCCAGCTGGATCATGAAAATGACTCCGGCGGAATTCATCACCATGACTTCCAAATACACCGTGGCTCAGTTGCTTGAACGCGAGGATTTCACCAAACGCTACCGATCGGGCACTCCGATCGGCATTCACGAGTTCATTTATCCGCTGACTCAAGGTTACGATTCCGTGGCTTTGAAAACCGACGTCGAGTTGGGTGGTACGGATCAGAAGTTCAACCTTCTGGTGGGTCGTGCGATGCAGGCCGCTTACGGAATGGAAGCACAGTGCGTGCTGACCATGCCGATTCTTGAAGGTATCGATGGCGTGAACAAGATGTCCAAATCTTTGGATAACTATATTTCTGTCGTGGATACACCGAAAGACATGTTCGGAAAAACCATGCGAATTTCCGACGAGCTGATGTACCGCTGGTACGAGCTTTTGACGGATGTTGGTGCTGCTGGTTTGAATCAGCTGCGTGCGGATGTGACTGAAGGCCGCAAACACCCGCGCACAGTGAAAGTGGAACTTGCAAAATTCCTTATCAAACGTTTCCATTCCCAGGCTGAAGCGCAAGCGGCGGAAGACGAGTTCAACCGCATCTTCGTGGAAAAAGGCCTGCCGGATGAAGTGCCTGACTTTGAAGTCACTGCTGAAGACCAAGTGGGTCTGGCGGCGTTGATGGTGAAAGCTCAGCTGGCGGCTTCCAACAGTGAAGCCGGCCGTTTGATCCAGGGTGGTGGGGTGCAGATTGATGGCGAGAAGGTTTCGGACCCTCGTTTGAAAATCGACCTGAAATCCGGCGCAAGCTTCGTGCTGAAAGCCGGTAAAAAGAAATTCGTTAAGATTGTTGTTAAGTAG
- a CDS encoding cell division protein ZapA gives MTSEKKTYNFLIAGVPYKLKTSHDDATVEELIEFVNSRMNQAMAVTKNGSYQNAAVLTAMNLAEELILLKRKAHRELEKLEEKALQLSMDLENSKNNKVLNN, from the coding sequence GTGACATCTGAGAAAAAAACCTACAATTTCCTAATTGCGGGTGTCCCTTACAAATTAAAAACCTCTCACGATGATGCGACCGTTGAGGAGCTCATCGAATTTGTAAATTCCAGAATGAATCAAGCCATGGCTGTCACCAAGAATGGCTCTTATCAGAATGCGGCCGTACTCACGGCGATGAATCTTGCCGAAGAACTTATTCTATTGAAACGCAAAGCCCACCGCGAGTTGGAAAAACTTGAAGAAAAGGCATTGCAGCTTTCAATGGATCTGGAAAATTCCAAGAACAACAAGGTTTTGAACAACTGA
- a CDS encoding 5-formyltetrahydrofolate cyclo-ligase, whose protein sequence is MPVSWSSKKDCRSFFKSLCAQEFAQGLVQQQQQLDAHLRDFMKSQTGVWGAYRALPEEAQVEEVFHILHLTWAFPKMREGLLEFYETRDFDLGPYGVREPKPGSFQRSLAEMSGLLVPGLVFNKNGNRLGKGKGFYDKTLESFPGVKVGIGFDFQITADPLPTEPHDVKMDFLITESGLVDCKKHQE, encoded by the coding sequence ATGCCAGTTTCCTGGAGCTCTAAAAAGGACTGCCGGTCCTTCTTTAAATCTCTTTGTGCCCAAGAGTTTGCACAAGGTCTAGTTCAACAACAACAGCAGCTCGACGCCCATCTGCGTGATTTTATGAAGTCACAGACGGGGGTTTGGGGAGCCTACCGGGCCCTGCCCGAAGAGGCGCAGGTCGAAGAGGTGTTTCACATCCTTCACCTGACATGGGCCTTCCCCAAAATGCGCGAGGGTCTTTTGGAATTCTATGAGACCCGGGATTTTGATCTCGGGCCCTACGGAGTGCGGGAACCAAAACCCGGCTCTTTCCAAAGATCCCTGGCCGAAATGTCCGGTCTGCTGGTTCCCGGTTTGGTTTTTAATAAGAATGGCAATCGCCTCGGTAAAGGAAAAGGGTTTTACGATAAAACCTTAGAGTCCTTCCCGGGGGTGAAAGTCGGAATTGGCTTTGATTTTCAGATCACTGCCGATCCGCTTCCCACCGAGCCTCATGATGTGAAAATGGATTTCCTCATCACAGAATCAGGACTGGTCGATTGCAAGAAGCATCAGGAGTAA
- a CDS encoding HesB/IscA family protein: MIIISPEAATKLASLKKDEGKDDAAFLRVEVKKGGCSGLSYKMDFDTVTRDGDKFFESQGQKVAVDSQSMLYLLGMTLEYSGGLNGKGFVFNNPNANKHCGCGSSFNV, encoded by the coding sequence ATGATCATTATTTCACCTGAAGCAGCAACTAAACTGGCTTCCCTTAAAAAAGATGAAGGAAAAGACGATGCGGCTTTTCTGCGTGTCGAGGTGAAAAAAGGCGGCTGTTCAGGCCTGTCTTACAAAATGGATTTCGATACCGTGACTCGCGACGGAGACAAGTTCTTTGAATCCCAAGGCCAGAAAGTGGCGGTGGATTCTCAAAGCATGCTTTATCTATTGGGCATGACGCTGGAATATTCCGGCGGCTTGAACGGCAAAGGGTTTGTGTTCAACAACCCGAACGCCAACAAACACTGCGGCTGCGGATCCAGCTTCAACGTTTAA
- a CDS encoding methyl-accepting chemotaxis protein, which yields MNLSWFKGLSGKLFALLVVPLLALTVSIAGSNYYISELASRLSKATTVRTPLVHYSGQMDAATNDISRFVWMALGSEDATEQQRAIERLNRAQHNFEQALQKYLQLPQSAEHAKEFEQVKNRWPVLKENISWITTALQNQTPEPEIKAYVRKDLKESLELIDGVNQAITEERMVKMEKETQQEQIEVSRVEALVSIVGLLVGVSVLALGAIQIRRVVRLMDQSVQALHLSSKDVSAGSEQLAAASLQVAGSSTESASAIEETVATMEELTSMVKVGADNGRQAATLAQESRQYAVVGEKEIGALIESMKEVSEKARKMAEAVAVIDDLSFQTNLLALNAAVEAARAGEQGKGFAVVAEAVRSLAQRSASSAKDIHAMIKESQITIDKGVSIADRGGEALRNIVNSIQKVTDLNAEVAVATQEQSHGISQMSVAMNQMDSSTQQNAAASEEVSASAQAMQNQALQLEAIAAKLYALVHGKEKGSLAETPLKHLVLGKV from the coding sequence ATGAATCTCAGTTGGTTTAAAGGATTAAGTGGAAAGCTCTTTGCTCTGTTGGTGGTGCCATTGCTGGCTTTGACTGTCAGTATCGCCGGTTCGAATTACTATATATCAGAGCTGGCAAGTCGCCTTTCCAAGGCGACCACGGTGCGCACACCGCTGGTGCACTATTCAGGTCAGATGGATGCGGCAACCAATGATATTTCGCGCTTTGTATGGATGGCCCTGGGGTCTGAAGATGCCACTGAACAGCAGCGCGCGATAGAGCGCTTAAATCGCGCCCAGCACAACTTCGAGCAGGCCTTGCAAAAGTATCTGCAGCTGCCCCAGTCGGCGGAACATGCCAAAGAATTTGAACAGGTGAAAAACCGCTGGCCCGTGCTGAAGGAAAATATCAGCTGGATCACCACGGCTTTGCAAAATCAAACTCCAGAACCCGAGATCAAAGCTTATGTGCGCAAGGATCTGAAAGAATCTTTGGAGCTGATCGATGGCGTGAATCAGGCCATTACCGAAGAGCGTATGGTGAAGATGGAAAAAGAAACTCAGCAGGAACAAATCGAAGTCAGCCGGGTTGAAGCCCTGGTGTCCATAGTGGGTCTGCTGGTGGGTGTGTCAGTTCTGGCTTTGGGAGCAATACAGATCCGCCGGGTGGTGCGCCTGATGGATCAGTCCGTGCAAGCTTTGCATCTGTCGTCGAAAGATGTTTCGGCAGGTTCTGAACAACTGGCCGCGGCGTCTTTACAGGTGGCTGGCAGTTCCACCGAATCAGCCAGTGCGATTGAAGAAACCGTGGCGACGATGGAAGAACTGACCTCTATGGTGAAGGTCGGTGCAGACAATGGTCGTCAGGCGGCAACCCTGGCGCAGGAATCCCGTCAGTATGCCGTGGTCGGTGAAAAAGAAATTGGTGCCTTGATCGAATCGATGAAAGAGGTTTCAGAAAAAGCCCGCAAGATGGCGGAAGCGGTGGCGGTGATTGATGATCTGTCCTTCCAGACAAATCTGCTGGCATTGAATGCTGCGGTGGAAGCCGCCCGCGCAGGTGAACAGGGAAAAGGTTTTGCCGTGGTTGCCGAAGCCGTTCGCAGCCTGGCGCAAAGATCGGCGTCTTCTGCCAAGGACATTCACGCCATGATCAAAGAGTCGCAGATCACGATTGATAAGGGTGTCAGCATTGCTGATCGTGGGGGCGAGGCCTTGCGCAACATCGTGAACTCGATTCAGAAAGTGACGGACTTGAATGCGGAAGTGGCGGTGGCCACCCAGGAGCAGTCCCACGGGATTTCGCAGATGAGTGTGGCGATGAATCAGATGGATTCCTCCACCCAGCAGAATGCCGCTGCCAGTGAGGAGGTGTCTGCGTCGGCTCAAGCCATGCAGAATCAGGCTTTGCAGCTGGAGGCCATCGCGGCGAAATTGTATGCGCTTGTGCACGGAAAAGAAAAAGGGAGTCTCGCCGAGACTCCCTTGAAACATCTTGTTCTTGGAAAAGTTTAA
- a CDS encoding L,D-transpeptidase family protein → MSMKSLVKKTFLIGMSMMTLAPQFATAALESQINYYLNREDTKDIPFMFVRGSNFYLHKNTLSALYEKRGFSAIWVDAKGRPNAMAAAVKDALKQGAILNGLNPDDYWDKMIESIYVSNTDGKFGPTFELAVSEAVIRYVTHLSTGRFDPMEIDTDIKLPKKKFTEYAELSQVISSVEGRPDVKALVAGLDKFAPVHTRYVDLKNLLAYFRDIQGKNGWSQISLSKKSLRLGDDDPAVPAIRIRLQSLGYSVPAATADSQRKYDSGLESLIRQVQGLNGLDADGIIGEQVLSFLNVTAADRAFQIEVNMEKLRWLPKNMEPRHVFVNLSTTEFQLFDGGREVMSFRTINGEGYRRTPVLRNMLSFVELNPTWTAPDSIVFKDKLHILRQGEAGVKYLEDQHMKLVKKSNGEVVDATASLLKGLSRSNFPYLLRQDPWRKNALGSIKFPLPNEWSIYLHHTSDPDLFKKDARHLSSGCVRLEDPFKFAEYILRDNVALKSNQQQLHWSADDLESLVPPRGSNDEVPKELWEKRIHLKTPVPVYLIYLTVARSQDGAVRFVNDIYGQDLRVAKTMKSVRHGNELF, encoded by the coding sequence ATGTCTATGAAGAGCTTGGTTAAGAAGACTTTCCTGATTGGTATGTCCATGATGACGCTGGCGCCTCAGTTCGCTACTGCGGCTTTGGAGTCTCAGATCAATTACTACCTAAATAGAGAAGATACCAAGGACATCCCGTTTATGTTTGTTCGGGGTTCTAACTTTTATCTTCATAAAAATACATTGAGTGCTTTATATGAAAAACGTGGTTTTTCTGCGATTTGGGTCGACGCAAAAGGTCGACCGAATGCAATGGCAGCGGCAGTGAAGGATGCCCTTAAGCAGGGAGCAATTTTGAATGGTCTTAATCCCGATGACTATTGGGATAAGATGATTGAAAGTATTTACGTATCCAATACGGATGGTAAATTCGGTCCCACATTTGAGTTGGCAGTTTCCGAGGCTGTTATCCGTTATGTAACTCATCTGTCCACGGGCCGCTTTGATCCGATGGAGATTGATACTGACATCAAACTTCCAAAGAAAAAATTTACGGAGTACGCAGAGCTTAGTCAGGTCATTTCAAGTGTTGAAGGACGGCCTGATGTTAAAGCTCTTGTTGCAGGTCTTGACAAGTTTGCACCTGTCCATACCCGTTACGTGGACCTGAAAAATTTATTGGCTTACTTCCGTGATATTCAAGGGAAAAATGGCTGGTCGCAAATAAGTTTGTCAAAGAAGTCTCTTCGTCTCGGTGATGACGACCCTGCAGTACCAGCAATTCGTATTCGTTTGCAGAGCCTCGGGTATTCAGTCCCGGCTGCAACTGCGGACAGTCAAAGAAAGTATGACTCTGGTCTTGAAAGTCTTATCCGCCAGGTTCAGGGGTTAAATGGTTTGGATGCTGACGGTATTATTGGCGAGCAGGTTCTAAGCTTTCTGAATGTGACAGCGGCCGACCGTGCTTTTCAGATTGAAGTGAATATGGAAAAGCTTCGGTGGTTGCCTAAAAACATGGAACCTAGGCACGTGTTTGTTAACCTATCGACTACAGAGTTTCAACTGTTTGACGGCGGCAGAGAGGTCATGAGCTTCCGCACGATCAATGGCGAGGGGTACCGCAGGACGCCGGTATTAAGAAATATGCTTAGTTTTGTTGAGTTGAATCCGACATGGACGGCTCCAGATTCGATTGTTTTCAAAGATAAACTCCATATCTTGCGACAGGGTGAGGCCGGTGTAAAGTACCTCGAGGATCAACACATGAAACTCGTAAAGAAAAGTAACGGCGAGGTTGTGGACGCGACGGCTTCTTTGCTAAAGGGTCTGTCTCGAAGCAATTTTCCGTATTTATTGAGGCAAGATCCATGGAGAAAAAATGCTTTGGGCTCAATTAAGTTTCCGTTGCCCAATGAATGGTCTATATATTTGCATCACACCAGTGATCCAGATCTGTTTAAGAAGGACGCTCGTCATCTGAGTTCCGGTTGTGTGCGACTGGAAGATCCGTTCAAATTTGCTGAATATATTTTGCGTGACAATGTGGCATTGAAGTCCAATCAACAGCAGCTCCATTGGTCGGCGGATGATTTAGAGAGTCTGGTGCCGCCGAGAGGTTCTAATGACGAAGTGCCTAAGGAATTGTGGGAAAAACGTATTCATTTGAAAACACCAGTACCAGTTTATTTGATTTACTTGACCGTGGCGCGATCTCAAGATGGTGCGGTTCGATTTGTAAACGATATCTATGGTCAAGATTTGCGAGTGGCGAAAACAATGAAATCAGTGAGACACGGTAATGAACTATTCTAA